A genomic segment from Nicotiana sylvestris chromosome 1, ASM39365v2, whole genome shotgun sequence encodes:
- the LOC104246191 gene encoding protoheme IX farnesyltransferase, mitochondrial: MWRNTVGFSSKLLAASKSSSSLRLPLVHHGVVTRSTSTAAGSGPESTEAAGSVKLGFSSGSPGPSAVDLSSFAAAASVLKSRDVVDFAKHYGRCYWELSKARLSMLVVATSGAGYVLGSGSAIDYMGLCCTCAGTMMVAASANTLNQVFEVKNDAKMNRTKRRPLPSGRISIPHAVTWAASSGIVGTALLASKANLLAAGLGASNLVLYAFVYTPLKQIHPINTWVGAIVGAIPPLLGWAAASGQVSLNGLLLPAALYFWQIPHFMALAYLCRKDYADGGFKMFSLADASGQRTAAVALRNCLYLLPLGYLAYDWGLTSGWFCLESTLLALAISCTAVSFYLNRTTKEARRMFHASLLYLPVFMSGLLVHRVTESQQQMTIENSIKIVEMSSSLESTEGSQENRKKQSVGGSQRRPPVSYASVAPFPFLPAPSYATP, translated from the exons ATGTGGAGAAACACGGTGGGTTTCTCTTCGAAGCTCCTAGCCGCCTCCAAATCCTCCTCCTCTCTTCGTCTTCCTTTAGTTCATCATGGCGTTGTTACCCGATCCACTTCTACAGCCGCCGGCTCCGGTCCGGAGTCAACTGAAGCTGCCGGTTCAGTAAAGTTGGGGTTTTCGTCCGGATCTCCGGGTCCTTCAGCTGTGGATCTTTCATCTTTTGCGGCTGCAGCATCAGTTTTGAAATCTAGGGATGTTGTGGATTTTGCTAAGCACTATGGGCGCTGTTATTGGGAGCTTTCTAAAGCTCGCTTAAG TATGCTAGTTGTTGCAACCTCCGGCGCTGGGTATGTCCTTGGGAGTGGTAGTGCCATTGACTACATGGGACTTTGCTGCACATGTGCTGGCACAATGATGGTGGCGGCATCGGCTAACACGTTAAATCAG GTGTTTGAGGTAAAAAATGATGCTAAGATGAACAGAACTAAGAGAAGACCATTGCCATCAGGACGGATTAGTATACCTCATGCAGTAACATGGGCAGCATCTTCTGGGATAGTGGGCACTGCTCTACTGGCTAGCAAG GCTAATCTGTTGGCAGCTGGCCTTGGAGCTTCTAATCTTGTGCTGTATGCGTTTGTATACACACCGCTAAAGCAGATACATCCAATAAATACATGGGTCGGTGCAATTGTTGGTGCTATCCCACCGCTGCTTGG GTGGGCCGCAGCTTCTGGTCAAGTGTCTCTGAATGGATTGCTCCTCCCAGCAGCTCTGTACTTTTGGCAAATACCTCATTTCATGGCCCTAGCGTACTTGTGCCGTAAAGATTATGCTGATGGAGG GTTCAAGATGTTCTCTCTTGCTGATGCTTCTGGTCAGAGGACAGCCGCTGTTGCCTTGAGGAACTGCCTATATCTACTACCATTGGGTTACCTAGCCTATGATT GGGGGTTGACATCTGGGTGGTTTTGCCTGGAATCGACACTTCTTGCTCTGGCTATTAGCTGTACAGCAGTATCATTCTACCTGAACCGTACAACCAAAGAGGCTAGGAGAATGTTCCATGCCAGCCTTCTCTATCTTCCCGTATTTATGTCTGGGCTTCTAGTTCATCGTGTAACTGAGAGTCAGCAGCAAATGACTATTGAAAACTCCATTAAGATTGTTGAGATGTCATCTTCATTGGAAAGTACAGAGGGGTCGCAAGAAAACAGAAAGAAACAGTCTGTAGGTGGTAGTCAACGTCGGCCACCTGTATCGTATGCCTCAGTTGCTCCATTTCCTTTCTTGCCAGCTCCTTCATATGCCACACCATAA